A portion of the Drosophila sechellia strain sech25 chromosome 2R, ASM438219v1, whole genome shotgun sequence genome contains these proteins:
- the LOC6608171 gene encoding COP9 signalosome complex subunit 7, with amino-acid sequence MTQDMLLANEEPSKSKETFLEKFCVLAKSSTGAALLDVIRQALEAPNVFVFGELLAEPSVLQLKDGPDSKHFETLNLFAYGTYKDYRAQPEKFIELTPAMQKKLQHLTIVSLAIKAKSIPYALLLSELEIDNVRHLEDIIIEAIYADIIHGKLFQNTRILEVDYAQGRDIPPGYTGQIVETLQAWVNSCDSVSNCIEMQIKYANAEKSKRLINKERVEQDLINLKKVLKSQTSDSDESMQIDTHGPGTSGGLGQSELRKKPSKLRNPRSAAVGLKFSK; translated from the exons ATGACGCAGGACATGCTGCTGGCCAACGAGGAGCCGAGCAAGAGCAAGGAGACGTTCCTGGAGAAGTTCTGTGTCCTGGCCAAGTCATCCACCGGCGCCGCCTTGCTGGATGTGATTCGCCAGGCCCTGGAAGCGCCGAatgtctttgtttttggcgAATTACTGGCGGAGCCATCCGTTTTGCAG CTTAAAGACGGTCCGGACTCAAAGCACTTCGAGACCCTGAACCTATTCGCATACGGCACATACAAGGATTACCGCGCACAGCCGGAAAAGTTCATCGAGCTGACTCCTGCCATGCAGAAGAAGCTGCAGCACCTGACTATCGTCTCGCTGGCCATCAAGGCAAAGAGCATTCCCTATGCCCTGCTGCTCAGCGAGCTGGAGATCGACAACGTCCGCCACCTGGAGGACATCATCATAGAGGCCATCTATGCGG ACATCATCCACGGAAAGCTGTTCCAGAACACACGCATTTTGGAGGTGGACTACGCCCAGGGCCGCGACATTCCGCCCGGATACACTGGCCAGATCGTGGAAACCCTTCAGGCGTGGGTCAACTCCTGCGACAGCGTTTCCAACTGCATCGAAATGCAGATAAAGTACGCGAACGCCGAGAAATCCAAAAGGCTGATAAACAAGGAGCGCGTGGAACAAGAT CTCATCAATCTTAAGAAGGTCTTAAAGAGCCAGACCTCGGACAGCGATGAGAGCATGCAAATCGACACCCATGGACCGGGAACCAGTGGCGGACTGGGTCAATCGGAGCTAAGGAAGAAGCCCTCCAAACTGAGGAATCCACGCAGCGCGGCAG TGGGCCTCAAGTTCAGCAAGTGA